From a single Miscanthus floridulus cultivar M001 chromosome 8, ASM1932011v1, whole genome shotgun sequence genomic region:
- the LOC136475285 gene encoding probable CCR4-associated factor 1 homolog 7: MAMSDLTATVIPKPDGAGDESVEIREVWADNLEEEFALIRDIVDEFPFVAMDTEFPGIVCRPVGAFRSPADYNYATLKANVDMLHLIQLGVTFSGPRGELPTLGAGRRRYVWQFNFREFDDARDIFASDSIELLRRSGIDFRRNAERGVDARRFAELLMSSGVVLNDSVYWVTFHAGYDFGYLLKILTCNSLPDTQAGFFKLMKIYFPTVYDIKHLMKFCNSLHGGLNKLAELLDVERVGQSHQAGSDSLVTSCAFWKLKDSFFTGSTEKYAGVLYGLDAENGVSAH, from the coding sequence ATGGCAATGTCAGATCTCACAGCCACCGTGATCCCAAAGCCAGACGGGGCCGGCGACGAGTCGGTGGAGATCCGGGAGGTGTGGGCGGACAACCTGGAGGAGGAGTTCGCGCTGATCCGCGACATCGTCGACGAGTTCCCGTTCGTCGCGATGGACACGGAGTTCCCGGGCATCGTCTGCCGGCCCGTCGGCGCCTTCCGCTCCCCCGCCGACTACAACTACGCCACCCTCAAGGCCAACGTTGACATGCTGCACCTCATCCAGCTCGGCGTCACCTTCTCTGGGCCGCGCGGCGAGCTGCCGACCCTCGGTGCTGGCCGCCGCCGCTACGTCTGGCAGTTCAACTTCCGCGAGTTCGACGACGCGCGCGACATCTTCGCGTCCGACTCCATCGAACTGCTCCGTCGCAGCGGCATCGACTTCCGCCGCAACGCCGAGCGCGGCGTCGATGCCCGACGGTTCGCCGAGCTCCTCATGTCCTCTGGCGTCGTGCTCAACGATTCCGTATACTGGGTCACCTTCCACGCAGGATACGACTTCGGGTACCTACTGAAGATTCTCACCTGCAATAGCCTCCCAGACACACAAGCCGGGTTCTTTAAACTTATGAAGATATATTTCCCGACTGTGTATGACATCAAGCATCTCATGAAGTTCTGCAACAGCCTGCACGGTGGGCTGAACAAGCTCGCTGAGCTACTTGATGTGGAGCGTGTTGGGCAGTCTCATCAGGCTGGGTCTGATAGCCTGGTCACGTCCTGTGCATTCTGGAAGCTCAAGGATTCATTCTTCACGGGCTCAACAGAGAAATATGCAGGTGTGCTGTACGGGCTCGATGCAGAGAATGGTGTTAGTGCACATTGA